CTTGTAGCTCCCATATAAGCTAATGATGAATAGATAACAGCCATACCAACAACACTAACTAAACCCGATTTACATGTTTCAACAGCAATTAAATTTGGATTTTTAATACCTAACTTTCGTATATTAGAAATAATGATAATTGCAAAAGCTAAAGATGCTAAGGCATCCATAGTATTATATCCATCTAATAAACCAGTAAATAATGGCTGAGCAATATACTTACCTTGGGCCGCATATTGGTTAACTTGTCCCATCGGTTTTATAAAGGTAGCAATTAATAGGATAGATAGAAGTACTAAAAAAATAGGAGTAAGATATTTACCTATCCAATCTAAAATTTGTCCTGGTCTTAATGAAAAATAAATGGTAAAGACAAAAAATATTAATGAGAAAATAAATAATCCAAGTTTCAAATCTCCACTAGAAATAAAAGGATGAATTCCTACCTCAAAGGCAACTGTGGCAGTACGGGGAATTGCAAACAGTGGGCCAATTGTTAAATATAATAAACAGGTAGTGCGAGCTGCGAAGCAGCATGCGAGTGCGTGATGTTTCCTCTTGCCAACGGAAGTGATTCGGTTGGCATTAGTAAGTTATTAACATATAGTAGGAAAATCCTATCAGGTAATGCCTAACCAGTAGCCTGTACCGAGTCCTTGGAGTCGAATCGGTAACGTTAGATTTAAGCGTAGGACAGGGAGAAAACGAGCCAAAACGAAAGTGAAGCTATTGAGCCGCGAAATTATTATCTAAATGAAGAGGTCGATACAATTATTTGTGTAGCAGACAACATTATACAAATCAATATGGTAAGATTTATATAACTCTTCCGGGGTCTGAGTGCTTGGCGAGTTTGATGATAAGTATGTTATTAGAACAGCTGAGATCCTATAATGTCTGAGAAATTAGTATGCAAAATCAAGTAAGGGAACGAGCAAGATGAGCAAAAGCATTATAGGAAGTCCGACTAACTCATAGTACTGTAGAAATCTGTGAAAGCAGGCGGAGGGAAGGGGTTAGCACAACATAGCTTCAAGTGAGCTTCAAATTATGCAGACAGGAGAGCTGAAGAACATGATTAATGAGCTACTTGGAATACAATATAATATAGAAAAAGCTAGATTAGATGGAAAGGTTCAAAACCTTGCATATTATATCAATGAAAGTGCTATTATAGCTAGCCATAAAGAAATGGATAGAAAGAAAGCAAAAGGCATTGATGGAGTATCAAAAGATGATTATTCTGTAAATCTAAAAGCTAATGTGGAACGTTTGTTAAAGCAAATGAGAAATGGGAGCTATCAGCCAGAACCTATAAGAAGAACATATATTCCAAAAGACGGAAGCAAGAAGATGAGACCTCTAGGAATATCTTGCTATGAAGATAAGCTAGTAGAAAACGTAATAGCAAAGATATTAATAGAAGTATATGAACCTAAATTCTTTAATGAATCCTATGGATTTAGACCAAATAGAAGCTGCCATCAAGCAATTAGAGAAATCATAGAGGATGTTCAATATCATAAGGTGAGTTACATTGTTGAAGCTGATATAAAAGGATTCTTTAATAATGTTGATCATGAATGGTTAATAAAGTTCCTGGAACATGATATTGCAGATAAGAAATTTATAGAGATAATTAAGAAATTCTTAAAAGCTGGAATAATGGAAAATGGTAAATACCTAGACAGTGAACGAGGAACACCGCAAGGTAATGGAGCATCTCCAGTTCTTGCAAATATATATTTACATTATGTACTGGACTATTGGTTTGCTGTCAAAATCAAAAGGAAATGCAAAGGCGAAGCCTATTTGATAAGATATTGTGATGATTTTGTATGTTGCTTTCAAAATAAATGGGAGGCAGATGGGTTTTATCAAAAGCTAATAGAAAGATTCGATAAATTTGGATTAGAATTTGCTTTAGAGAAAACTAAGATACTAGAGTTTG
The genomic region above belongs to Clostridium sp. AWRP and contains:
- the ltrA gene encoding group II intron reverse transcriptase/maturase, whose protein sequence is MINELLGIQYNIEKARLDGKVQNLAYYINESAIIASHKEMDRKKAKGIDGVSKDDYSVNLKANVERLLKQMRNGSYQPEPIRRTYIPKDGSKKMRPLGISCYEDKLVENVIAKILIEVYEPKFFNESYGFRPNRSCHQAIREIIEDVQYHKVSYIVEADIKGFFNNVDHEWLIKFLEHDIADKKFIEIIKKFLKAGIMENGKYLDSERGTPQGNGASPVLANIYLHYVLDYWFAVKIKRKCKGEAYLIRYCDDFVCCFQNKWEADGFYQKLIERFDKFGLEFALEKTKILEFGRFAKKNRANRGLRKPETFDFLGFTFYCSEDGKKGFFRCKVKTSKKKFRSKVKTMKEWIKKNRIMPVGELIKKINQKLRGHYQYYGVTDNTRSVKCYQNVVKWLLFKWLNRRSQRKSYTIETFYNGLLRTFPLLEPKISVSLFYR